The Candidatus Synechococcus calcipolaris G9 nucleotide sequence GGTTACTCTGCCAAAGCCTCTTGATCCTTCACTATGGCCGCTAGGGTATTAAGTAAGCGATCGCAAATGTCCTGAGCTGCTTCCTCCGATTGAATCAATAATTCCAAATCAGCTTGGGCGTAAAAACGTTCCCGTTCCGCTGCCATCATCTCTAAATGTTCCAAGAGAGGCTTGTCCCGTAATAATGGGCGACTATGATCCTGGGCAAGGCGTTTAGAAAGGATCGGCGGTGGCACATTTAGCCAAACGACTACACCTTGCCGTAAATAACTCCAGTTCATTGAGTCTAGAAC carries:
- a CDS encoding shikimate kinase; the protein is MTINLKGANLYLVGMMGAGKSTTGRCLAHTLGYRFLDTDTLIEELTKKSITDIFREQGEAYFRELERNVLAEASSYHHLVVATGGGIVLDSMNWSYLRQGVVVWLNVPPPILSKRLAQDHSRPLLRDKPLLEHLEMMAAERERFYAQADLELLIQSEEAAQDICDRLLNTLAAIVKDQEALAE